From a single Micromonospora sp. WMMD1102 genomic region:
- a CDS encoding LuxR family transcriptional regulator has translation MVTTDQAANGRLVSPRLVGRADERARLIAAVSSPPAVVVVEGEAGVGKTRLVAELQDDTVLAGRLLVVGGCRPIREPFPLGPVLEAVRGLSDHLAPGGLSPVAGALRPLLPELADRLPPPLPQLDDRAAERHRAFRGMAALLNSSCPLVLVLEDMHWADEHTLDFVGYLLGAPLAGLSMVLTYRAEEVTPKVRALTARLPSTVTRERLSLSTLHAEQTGELAAAILATERVSSEFAEYLCVRSSGLPFAVEELLALLRTRGTLVPTDGGWARPQLGELDVPTGVRDSVLERVSRLSEPARTIVEAAAVLQLPAPARVLGEACELGGAHASRGLTEALSSGLLDERDDGVRFRHVLALHAVYEDLALSRRQELHGRAATALARCDPVPLGQVAHHWHHAGRLTEWVVAAEQAADQAAALGDDEQAARLLDEVLRLAPVRGVQRGRLAVKLLESAAETLSIPARAHIQELIGDVLTREADLPPPLRGELWLRLALLLESAGDSDAAQLHAYASAVAGLDDRPELQAWAMIGLAVPRAAGRPRKEYLAWLERAEQVVPRIEDLTSRVAMLSKVAMLLTAGGDWRWRALADQIRTETGGDPGNSPQATAYWLVAQEACYAGHHLLAGEHLGTASAGAARVGSERVQMRCRITQIMLDYCTGAWDGLDDRADTLRAELIEHPRLRRDADVVRAGLAVARGDLDRAAAGYDELLRGRGPAVDLDVLPLMLTGYLRTSLARNDIDAAVTTMESAFSGFEHHWVIPGAMRALPAAVQVMLSAGRHDAAVAMVERWAAHAEGRDSPLAPAALGQARGLLAAAAGRWEMAGAYAAEAAAAYEKLLCRYEAAQAHEQAAEYWSEVGDPRAELALRAALAGFRELEASWDLDRAAGLARRYGVSLPARHRGGRRGYGPELSPREREVAELAATGRTNREIASRLYLSTKTVDKHVSAVLRKLNLPTRAALARHVAAASGLDGESFP, from the coding sequence ATGGTGACAACAGATCAGGCAGCCAATGGTCGGCTCGTATCACCGCGGCTCGTCGGCCGTGCTGACGAGCGGGCCCGGCTGATTGCGGCCGTGTCGTCACCGCCGGCCGTCGTGGTCGTGGAGGGCGAGGCAGGAGTCGGCAAGACGCGGCTCGTCGCCGAACTGCAGGACGATACTGTTCTCGCCGGCCGTTTGCTGGTTGTCGGTGGCTGCCGGCCCATCCGTGAGCCTTTCCCGCTCGGTCCCGTGCTGGAGGCGGTGCGGGGGCTGAGCGATCACCTGGCGCCGGGAGGTCTTTCGCCGGTGGCCGGCGCGCTGCGACCGCTGCTGCCCGAGCTCGCCGACCGGTTGCCGCCTCCGTTACCGCAGCTGGACGATCGGGCCGCCGAGCGCCATCGGGCGTTCCGCGGGATGGCGGCGTTGCTGAATTCGTCATGTCCCCTGGTTCTGGTCTTGGAGGATATGCACTGGGCTGACGAGCACACGCTGGACTTCGTCGGATATCTGCTCGGCGCCCCCCTGGCCGGACTGTCGATGGTGCTGACGTACCGGGCCGAGGAAGTGACACCGAAGGTGCGGGCGCTGACCGCTCGGCTGCCGTCCACCGTCACCCGCGAACGATTATCCCTCTCAACACTCCACGCCGAGCAGACCGGAGAGCTGGCGGCCGCGATCCTCGCGACCGAGCGCGTGTCGTCGGAGTTTGCGGAGTACCTGTGTGTCCGCTCGTCGGGTCTGCCGTTCGCGGTCGAGGAACTTCTCGCCCTCCTGCGGACGCGCGGCACCCTGGTGCCCACCGATGGTGGGTGGGCCCGCCCGCAGTTAGGCGAGCTGGACGTTCCGACCGGGGTACGGGACTCGGTGCTGGAACGGGTGAGTCGCCTGTCCGAGCCGGCTCGGACTATCGTGGAGGCCGCCGCCGTGTTGCAGCTTCCGGCGCCGGCGCGCGTGCTGGGCGAGGCTTGCGAGCTGGGTGGCGCACACGCCTCACGCGGACTGACCGAGGCGCTCAGTTCGGGCCTGTTGGACGAGCGGGACGACGGGGTGCGGTTCCGGCATGTGCTCGCCCTGCACGCCGTGTACGAGGACCTCGCGCTCAGCCGGCGGCAGGAGTTGCACGGCCGGGCGGCTACCGCGCTGGCCCGATGCGATCCGGTGCCGTTGGGACAGGTCGCGCACCACTGGCACCACGCAGGCCGGCTCACCGAATGGGTCGTGGCCGCCGAGCAGGCGGCCGACCAGGCTGCGGCGTTGGGTGATGACGAGCAGGCGGCGCGCCTGCTGGACGAGGTGCTCCGGCTCGCACCGGTGCGGGGCGTCCAACGAGGGCGCCTCGCCGTGAAACTGCTCGAGTCGGCCGCCGAGACGCTGTCCATCCCGGCCCGGGCCCACATCCAGGAGCTCATCGGCGATGTGCTGACCCGGGAAGCGGACCTGCCACCGCCGCTCCGGGGTGAGCTGTGGCTTCGGCTAGCGCTGCTGCTGGAGAGTGCCGGCGACAGCGATGCCGCGCAGCTGCACGCGTACGCCTCGGCAGTGGCCGGCCTGGACGATCGGCCGGAACTCCAGGCTTGGGCGATGATCGGGTTGGCGGTACCCAGGGCTGCTGGCAGGCCGCGGAAGGAATACCTGGCCTGGCTGGAGCGGGCAGAGCAGGTGGTGCCGCGCATCGAGGACCTGACCTCACGGGTCGCCATGCTGAGCAAGGTCGCCATGCTCCTCACCGCCGGCGGCGACTGGCGGTGGCGAGCCCTGGCCGACCAGATCCGGACCGAGACCGGTGGCGACCCTGGCAACAGCCCACAGGCGACCGCGTACTGGCTCGTGGCGCAGGAAGCATGCTATGCCGGCCACCACCTGCTCGCCGGGGAGCACCTCGGCACCGCTTCGGCCGGCGCGGCCCGGGTCGGCAGCGAGCGGGTGCAGATGCGGTGTCGGATTACGCAGATCATGCTCGACTATTGCACCGGTGCATGGGACGGTCTGGACGATCGGGCCGACACCCTGCGCGCCGAACTGATCGAGCATCCGCGTTTGCGGCGAGACGCGGATGTCGTCCGTGCTGGCTTGGCTGTGGCCCGCGGCGACCTCGATCGCGCGGCCGCCGGATACGACGAGCTCCTGCGGGGCCGGGGGCCAGCGGTCGACCTCGACGTGCTGCCGCTGATGTTGACCGGGTACCTGCGGACGAGCCTGGCTCGTAATGACATCGACGCCGCCGTGACCACCATGGAATCCGCCTTCTCCGGTTTCGAACACCACTGGGTCATACCTGGGGCCATGCGGGCGCTGCCGGCTGCGGTGCAGGTGATGCTGTCAGCCGGACGACACGACGCCGCCGTGGCAATGGTCGAGCGGTGGGCGGCGCACGCCGAGGGCCGGGACTCGCCGCTGGCGCCGGCGGCCCTGGGCCAGGCTCGGGGCCTGCTCGCGGCTGCCGCGGGCCGGTGGGAGATGGCCGGAGCGTACGCTGCCGAGGCGGCTGCCGCGTACGAGAAGTTGCTGTGCCGGTACGAGGCGGCGCAGGCACACGAGCAGGCCGCAGAGTACTGGTCGGAGGTCGGTGACCCGCGGGCCGAGCTGGCGTTACGAGCGGCGCTCGCGGGCTTCCGCGAACTGGAGGCGTCCTGGGATCTCGACCGCGCGGCTGGCCTGGCACGGCGGTACGGCGTGTCGCTGCCGGCCCGCCACCGTGGTGGGCGCCGCGGCTACGGTCCGGAACTGTCACCCCGCGAGCGGGAGGTGGCCGAGTTGGCCGCGACCGGGCGGACCAACCGTGAGATCGCCAGCCGGCTCTACCTATCCACGAAGACCGTCGACAAGCATGTCAGCGCCGTCCTGCGCAAGCTGAATCTGCCCACGCGTGCCGCGCTGGCCAGGCACGTCGCCGCGGCGTCCGGGTTAGATGGGGAATCCTTCCCATAG
- a CDS encoding S8 family serine peptidase, with translation MVVSLGFPAVTSTPAQAAPKGQDAAQSGGPGEQPQQVTLVTGDRVDLTRAANGGYTVDVEPAPRRDGTPVTFLTDAGPDGVFVLPSDALPAIWAGQLDRGLFHVSYLVEHGYADADSDALPVIVTYPKPAAAGARGAAPTAASLAARAAKLPGTVRPVGLTSISGAGVKVPKAEAGAFWQSLRSGGTAKARSGADAPGLTAEVSKVWLDGRADLVLDETVPLIGAPQAWAAGYDGSGVTVAVLDSGADLNHPDLTGRIAAAESFVDGLPPQDQHGHGTHVASTIAGTGAASEGRYKGVAPGAKLVTGRVCNNGGSCEYSDMIAGMEWAARQMKADVVSMSLSGPATDGTDPLSLAVNELTASTGALFVIAAGNKGADLTVGSPAAADASLAVAATDKSDGLATFSSRGPRIGDLALKPDIAAPGVDIAAARAAGTTMGEPVDDWYTVADGTSMATPHVSGAAAVLAQRHPEWQAGDLKAALMSAAKDTAHTVYQQGAGRLDVARVVTQQVYATTPNVDFRNMPLPGAGQPQPAPVTREVTYRNLSDQPVTLSLAPNLAAAGGTAPPAGVLTVAETVTVPAGGTASTTVTLDVAKLGEGRFTGAVVATAGATRVTTPVGVTREPPRYTLTIRTLGRDGQPASPWAQDTIRLDGPKPGPVPGVQLSEPGVTVTQVPPGTYHINQTVNWVDADSRMNTALLGQPELVVTGNTEITLDLRKAQKVTFSTPRPAEPLNSDIAISNQRSAPTGQTFSATLGAGANTGLWALPTDNVSVGKFRFATQALLGQAPTTLAVLGAGPTLHPVTPRHTMERDQVHQGGLIPVQDGFPGWTPFTGIHDLKLVDAGTGAPEELVGLAVKGNLALLEAAAVYASPFGGLTCGVDILRLRALRDAGAAGVVVFPAGDAAGCGRPYIPVPVVKEPFTALQSLGVANVHLPRREGLQLRDRLAAGQLTLRVQGRPETGYTYALKPYSDGRVPDSLHFRFTGSQQAQLGQVSLDFHAPSSPTTTFEDYHSVFKLDDMVTTPLALSAGGSVAFVGPRSRTEYFGPVSRTVLHYRNVGGRIGGIAPEGQDNRFTRISPPTLFVQPAQSREVWRAVPLAPGASNPSPEVLRLFGPGALQELGQCTFCRQAGYLFTYFRLFTAGAAGGQGEGNGTSADREENFRDFDVRLFRDGTEIQPVPGLPWDLFPVPAEPAKYRMTAQGKKTDVTWTFSSAEPVRDTRQPGFPCFPEVVMGRTGPCAQEQVLFANYDLSGSLTSDNTVLAPGVQTFTVHAYHAPSTAPMPSIAGLNLSYSYDGGKRWVPTVALPVGNGKYKIVILHPADRFRPSDQVSLKVVAWDKAGNRIEQVTQDAFTLRDRILSGPRDKGV, from the coding sequence GTGGTCGTGTCGCTCGGCTTCCCGGCGGTCACTTCGACACCGGCACAGGCCGCGCCGAAGGGTCAGGACGCGGCCCAATCGGGTGGTCCGGGTGAGCAGCCGCAACAGGTCACCTTGGTCACCGGCGACCGGGTGGACCTGACCCGCGCCGCCAACGGCGGCTACACGGTCGATGTCGAGCCGGCTCCCCGGCGCGACGGCACGCCGGTCACGTTCCTTACCGACGCCGGGCCGGACGGAGTCTTCGTCCTGCCCAGCGACGCCCTGCCGGCTATCTGGGCGGGGCAGTTGGACCGCGGGCTGTTCCACGTGTCGTACCTGGTCGAGCACGGTTACGCCGATGCGGACTCGGACGCGTTGCCGGTGATCGTGACCTATCCGAAGCCGGCCGCCGCCGGCGCACGAGGCGCCGCGCCGACGGCCGCGAGTCTGGCTGCGCGGGCCGCCAAGCTCCCGGGTACTGTCCGCCCGGTTGGGCTCACCAGCATCTCCGGTGCCGGGGTGAAGGTGCCGAAGGCGGAAGCCGGCGCGTTCTGGCAGAGCCTGCGGTCCGGAGGGACGGCCAAGGCCCGGTCCGGCGCGGATGCGCCCGGTCTGACTGCCGAGGTGTCGAAGGTCTGGCTGGACGGGCGAGCCGACCTCGTGCTCGACGAGACCGTGCCGCTGATCGGTGCCCCGCAGGCGTGGGCCGCTGGTTACGACGGCAGCGGCGTGACCGTAGCGGTGCTGGACAGCGGAGCCGACCTGAACCACCCGGACCTGACCGGCAGAATCGCCGCCGCCGAGTCGTTCGTGGACGGGCTGCCGCCGCAGGACCAGCACGGCCACGGAACCCATGTCGCTTCCACGATCGCCGGCACAGGCGCCGCCTCGGAGGGCCGGTACAAGGGTGTGGCGCCGGGCGCCAAACTGGTCACCGGCCGGGTGTGCAACAACGGCGGATCGTGCGAGTACTCCGACATGATCGCCGGAATGGAGTGGGCCGCCCGGCAGATGAAGGCCGACGTGGTCTCTATGAGCCTCTCCGGCCCCGCGACCGACGGCACCGACCCGCTGAGCCTGGCCGTCAACGAACTGACCGCAAGCACCGGTGCGCTGTTCGTGATCGCGGCCGGCAACAAGGGCGCAGACCTGACCGTGGGTTCCCCGGCCGCGGCCGACGCTTCCCTGGCCGTGGCCGCGACCGACAAGAGCGACGGATTGGCAACTTTCTCCAGTCGCGGGCCGCGGATCGGCGACCTGGCGTTGAAGCCGGACATCGCCGCCCCCGGCGTCGACATCGCGGCCGCCCGGGCAGCTGGCACCACCATGGGCGAGCCGGTCGACGACTGGTACACGGTCGCGGACGGCACGTCGATGGCCACCCCGCACGTGTCGGGCGCGGCGGCGGTGCTGGCCCAGCGGCACCCGGAGTGGCAGGCGGGCGACCTGAAGGCAGCGCTCATGTCCGCCGCGAAGGACACCGCACACACCGTCTACCAGCAGGGTGCTGGCCGGCTCGACGTGGCCCGCGTGGTCACCCAGCAGGTCTACGCCACCACCCCGAACGTCGACTTCCGGAACATGCCCCTGCCCGGCGCCGGGCAGCCGCAGCCGGCACCGGTCACCCGGGAGGTGACCTACCGGAACCTGTCCGACCAGCCCGTGACCCTGTCACTCGCACCGAACCTCGCGGCTGCCGGCGGCACCGCCCCGCCGGCCGGTGTCCTGACGGTGGCGGAGACGGTCACCGTGCCGGCGGGCGGCACGGCCAGCACCACGGTCACATTGGACGTGGCGAAGCTGGGGGAAGGCAGGTTTACCGGCGCGGTGGTCGCCACCGCCGGTGCCACGCGGGTGACCACGCCGGTCGGCGTGACGCGCGAGCCTCCCCGCTACACCTTGACGATCCGTACGCTGGGCCGTGACGGTCAGCCGGCGTCGCCATGGGCACAGGACACCATCCGGCTCGACGGCCCGAAGCCCGGTCCCGTGCCCGGTGTCCAGCTTTCCGAACCCGGCGTCACCGTCACGCAGGTGCCGCCCGGCACCTACCACATCAACCAGACGGTCAACTGGGTCGACGCCGACTCTCGGATGAACACGGCGTTGCTGGGCCAACCGGAGCTGGTCGTCACGGGGAATACCGAAATCACCTTGGACCTGCGAAAGGCCCAAAAGGTCACGTTCAGTACACCTCGTCCGGCCGAACCGCTCAACAGCGACATCGCCATCAGCAACCAGCGCTCCGCGCCGACCGGTCAGACCTTCTCAGCGACACTGGGTGCCGGAGCCAACACCGGGCTGTGGGCCTTGCCGACCGACAACGTGAGTGTGGGCAAGTTCCGATTCGCGACTCAGGCACTGCTCGGGCAGGCGCCGACCACGCTGGCGGTACTCGGTGCGGGTCCCACCCTGCACCCGGTGACTCCCCGGCACACGATGGAGAGGGACCAGGTCCACCAGGGCGGATTGATACCGGTGCAGGACGGCTTTCCTGGCTGGACGCCGTTCACCGGAATACACGACCTTAAGCTCGTCGATGCCGGGACCGGTGCGCCCGAGGAACTGGTTGGCCTCGCGGTCAAGGGGAATCTGGCCCTGCTCGAGGCAGCCGCCGTCTACGCCAGCCCCTTCGGCGGATTGACATGCGGGGTGGACATTCTGCGACTCCGGGCCCTCCGGGACGCCGGTGCCGCTGGGGTCGTGGTGTTCCCGGCAGGCGACGCGGCTGGGTGCGGGCGTCCGTACATCCCCGTCCCGGTCGTGAAGGAGCCGTTCACCGCTTTGCAGAGTCTCGGCGTCGCCAACGTGCACCTGCCGAGGCGGGAGGGTCTGCAACTGCGGGACCGACTGGCCGCCGGGCAACTCACCCTGCGCGTGCAGGGCAGGCCGGAGACCGGCTACACGTACGCGCTCAAGCCGTACTCTGACGGCAGGGTGCCGGACTCGCTTCACTTCCGGTTCACCGGCTCGCAGCAGGCCCAGCTCGGGCAGGTCAGTCTGGACTTCCACGCCCCTTCCAGCCCCACCACGACGTTCGAGGACTACCACAGCGTCTTCAAGCTGGATGACATGGTGACCACGCCCTTGGCCCTGTCCGCCGGCGGGTCGGTGGCCTTCGTCGGCCCGCGCAGCCGGACCGAGTACTTCGGGCCGGTCTCCCGGACCGTGCTGCACTACCGCAACGTCGGCGGCCGCATCGGCGGTATAGCCCCCGAAGGCCAAGACAACCGATTCACCCGCATCAGCCCGCCAACTCTCTTCGTGCAGCCCGCGCAGTCTCGTGAGGTGTGGAGGGCGGTGCCGCTCGCTCCCGGTGCGTCGAACCCATCGCCGGAGGTGCTGCGGCTGTTCGGACCTGGAGCGCTCCAGGAACTCGGCCAATGCACGTTCTGCCGGCAGGCCGGCTACCTGTTCACTTACTTCAGACTGTTCACGGCGGGTGCGGCCGGCGGACAGGGGGAGGGAAACGGCACGTCGGCGGATCGCGAGGAGAACTTCCGCGACTTCGACGTCCGACTCTTCCGGGACGGCACCGAAATCCAGCCGGTCCCCGGGTTGCCCTGGGACCTGTTCCCCGTTCCGGCGGAGCCGGCGAAGTACCGGATGACCGCGCAGGGCAAGAAGACCGACGTGACGTGGACGTTCAGTTCCGCTGAACCGGTCCGTGACACCAGGCAGCCCGGATTCCCCTGTTTCCCCGAGGTTGTCATGGGCCGTACCGGACCGTGCGCCCAGGAGCAGGTGCTGTTTGCCAACTACGATCTGTCCGGCAGCCTGACCTCGGACAACACGGTGTTGGCGCCGGGCGTGCAGACGTTTACCGTACACGCCTACCACGCGCCTTCCACGGCGCCGATGCCGAGCATCGCCGGGCTGAACCTGTCGTACTCGTACGACGGCGGGAAGCGCTGGGTTCCGACCGTTGCCCTGCCGGTCGGCAACGGTAAGTACAAGATTGTTATCCTCCACCCAGCCGACCGGTTCCGCCCTTCCGACCAGGTGAGCCTCAAGGTCGTCGCCTGGGACAAGGCCGGGAACCGGATCGAGCAGGTCACTCAAGACGCGTTCACTCTGCGAGACCGGATCCTGTCCGGGCCCCGCGACAAGGGCGTCTGA
- a CDS encoding Imm21 family immunity protein produces MNLSGSPVLLVPRTLAASWRGFYVAAEPDDGLPDLELAEGTSWQIDDTVDFDRPCTDYDRLCAMLHEDPCLVSIGNGHGVAFGPGHDLLGWCDEHQEIVAGVMPESRDRLVWQYQFTWRNPGPDLLLMNSCRHGADPDTSDGECFTVNLTPGLYEVATAKSAGPWAGTLCRFQSKQA; encoded by the coding sequence ATGAATCTGTCCGGCTCACCCGTGCTTCTTGTGCCCCGGACGCTGGCCGCATCCTGGCGTGGCTTCTACGTTGCCGCAGAGCCTGATGACGGCCTGCCCGATCTAGAGCTTGCCGAAGGGACCTCCTGGCAGATCGACGACACGGTCGACTTCGACCGCCCCTGCACCGACTATGACCGGCTCTGCGCGATGCTGCATGAAGACCCGTGCCTTGTCTCGATTGGCAACGGCCACGGAGTGGCCTTCGGGCCGGGACACGACCTTCTCGGCTGGTGCGACGAACACCAAGAGATCGTGGCAGGGGTGATGCCCGAGTCCCGCGACAGACTCGTCTGGCAGTACCAGTTCACCTGGCGCAATCCGGGCCCTGACCTGCTGCTGATGAACTCGTGCCGACATGGAGCCGATCCCGATACCAGCGACGGTGAGTGCTTCACGGTAAACCTCACGCCCGGACTTTACGAGGTTGCCACCGCCAAATCGGCGGGCCCATGGGCGGGTACCTTGTGTCGGTTCCAATCGAAGCAAGCCTAG
- a CDS encoding Hsp70 family protein: MTSRSGNGPGATRLGVDFGTSSTVAMVASSDGRSRPLLFDGSPILPSAVCGRPDGELLVGRDAVNAAPTFPDRFDPHPKRRIDEGVLLLGDREVPVVDAIAAVLRRVVDEARRVLGGLPERVVLTHPVSWGARRREVLAGAAAAAGIGGARLVAEPVAAGQYLVDVLGQRIPIGSNLLVYDLGAGTFDVSVLRRLADGFEVVASQGLPDAGGLEIDAGVMSHLAASLVGRNPRTWERLSAPVTPADRRHRQQAWDAIRAAKETLSRTGHTLMHLSAIDDDVPLGREQLDALARPVLDRTISTARAVRLDAGIPADEQVAVLLVGGASRMPLVATLITRSFGTAPTVIEQPELVVAEGALTALHDTPAPATGPARFISHAIAGPTHVIAGPTQVLPVLQVGQEQSPGTSGVPAGDRRAGPSISTLRDVIRRRRPMWIALAAVVVAVALATGIGLTLNGKGGLPAGLSLGVGIGDGIGDPDGRGTVAQEGDSRTSPGPSALSQDGHTAAPGGTGGPSVTRNPSTPPTQPSKGPANDNPTDDDPASDNPVVGPDPLQHRTWRYPNPPYACAEAGMRVTRTSGTSTAWPPLVATACAARNSNGSTGEVACKASAAICDGITLRATFRLVIRPCGGGSALETVPLGPREETERFLQVLAYGYPSTLIEAVVTVSLMEAKAEGSVWKAATPATVTSPCFDPVNP, translated from the coding sequence ATGACATCACGATCGGGCAACGGTCCCGGCGCGACTCGGCTGGGTGTGGATTTCGGCACGTCGAGCACGGTGGCGATGGTCGCGTCATCGGATGGCCGTTCTCGGCCGTTGCTGTTCGACGGGTCGCCGATCCTGCCGTCGGCGGTGTGTGGCCGGCCGGACGGTGAATTGCTTGTCGGTCGTGATGCGGTCAATGCCGCGCCGACGTTCCCGGACCGGTTCGATCCGCACCCCAAAAGGCGTATCGACGAGGGTGTGCTGTTGCTCGGTGACCGCGAGGTGCCGGTCGTCGACGCCATCGCCGCGGTGCTGCGTCGGGTGGTCGACGAGGCGCGGCGGGTGCTGGGTGGGCTGCCGGAGCGGGTGGTGCTGACTCATCCGGTGTCCTGGGGCGCCCGCCGTCGCGAGGTACTGGCGGGTGCCGCGGCCGCTGCCGGTATCGGTGGGGCCCGGCTGGTCGCCGAACCGGTCGCCGCCGGGCAATACCTGGTCGACGTGCTGGGCCAGCGCATCCCGATCGGGAGTAACCTGCTGGTCTACGATCTCGGCGCGGGTACCTTCGACGTGTCGGTGTTGCGACGGCTCGCCGACGGGTTCGAGGTCGTCGCGTCCCAGGGGCTCCCGGACGCTGGCGGGCTGGAGATCGACGCGGGGGTCATGTCGCATCTCGCCGCCAGTCTGGTTGGTCGTAATCCCCGCACGTGGGAGCGGCTGTCGGCGCCGGTCACGCCGGCCGACCGTCGACACCGCCAGCAGGCGTGGGACGCAATTCGCGCGGCGAAGGAGACACTGTCCCGGACCGGACACACCTTGATGCACCTGTCGGCCATCGACGACGATGTCCCACTCGGACGCGAACAACTCGACGCGCTGGCCCGCCCGGTCCTCGACCGTACGATCAGTACCGCCCGCGCGGTCCGGCTCGACGCCGGCATCCCCGCCGACGAGCAGGTCGCGGTCCTCCTGGTCGGTGGGGCCAGCCGGATGCCGCTGGTCGCGACCCTGATCACCCGATCGTTCGGCACCGCACCGACCGTTATCGAACAACCCGAACTCGTCGTCGCCGAGGGGGCGCTGACCGCCCTCCACGACACACCCGCCCCGGCAACCGGTCCTGCCCGGTTCATCAGCCACGCAATTGCCGGGCCGACACACGTGATCGCCGGGCCGACACAGGTGCTCCCGGTGCTGCAGGTGGGCCAGGAACAATCTCCGGGAACGTCCGGTGTGCCGGCCGGCGACCGCCGGGCAGGGCCGTCCATCAGCACGCTTCGAGATGTGATCCGGCGTCGCCGGCCCATGTGGATCGCGCTTGCCGCAGTTGTCGTCGCCGTCGCGCTCGCCACCGGGATCGGTTTGACACTGAACGGCAAGGGCGGCCTGCCCGCAGGCCTGTCTCTCGGGGTCGGTATCGGCGACGGCATAGGCGACCCAGATGGTCGTGGAACGGTTGCCCAGGAAGGGGACTCTCGGACGTCGCCGGGACCCAGCGCGTTGTCGCAGGATGGACACACGGCCGCGCCCGGCGGCACAGGCGGGCCATCCGTGACGCGGAATCCGTCCACACCACCCACCCAGCCATCGAAAGGCCCCGCGAACGACAACCCCACCGACGACGACCCGGCGAGTGATAACCCAGTGGTAGGCCCCGATCCCTTGCAGCACAGGACATGGCGATACCCGAATCCTCCTTATGCGTGCGCCGAAGCTGGAATGCGGGTGACGCGGACATCCGGAACGTCCACAGCATGGCCTCCGTTGGTCGCCACCGCATGTGCGGCAAGGAACAGCAACGGGAGCACCGGGGAAGTGGCGTGCAAAGCCAGCGCTGCCATCTGCGATGGCATCACTTTGCGGGCAACCTTCCGTCTGGTAATCCGACCATGCGGCGGCGGCTCAGCACTGGAGACGGTGCCACTGGGGCCCCGCGAGGAGACGGAGCGATTTTTACAGGTGCTGGCCTACGGCTATCCGAGCACCTTGATTGAGGCCGTTGTAACCGTGTCCCTGATGGAGGCCAAGGCCGAGGGGAGCGTCTGGAAAGCCGCCACGCCGGCCACCGTTACCAGTCCCTGCTTTGACCCTGTAAACCCGTGA
- a CDS encoding tetratricopeptide repeat protein, with the protein MVDADRRISVGRIVPAIVDDDSTHRRSTATFAQWVEVHRLAVAGREPAIARHAGHGVARLWLGRSRFADVEALAHATLTLGPDAGAFYDLGWAQSYTGQRRCALESYEQALHLYREADDHGNEAATLSNIGHVHHRLGDLQQGLTYYRQALPIQQEFGNHAGEAITLNNIGRDYDEFGDRQQALTYYQQALPIQQDIGDRAAEATTLNNIGGVYDDGLGDSQQGLAYYQQALPIQQEIGHRAGQATTLNNIGHAHHTLGDPQQALTYYRQALTIRREVGDRAGEAITRYNVAMVNRDQGNLDEAIDEMELVIDIDRQVGHTALGADTAVLEQLRRELAEEQQTT; encoded by the coding sequence ATGGTCGATGCGGACCGCCGGATTTCTGTAGGCCGTATCGTGCCGGCCATTGTGGATGATGACTCGACTCACAGAAGGTCGACCGCCACGTTCGCTCAGTGGGTGGAGGTGCATCGATTGGCTGTGGCGGGCCGGGAGCCGGCAATCGCCCGGCATGCCGGTCACGGGGTGGCGAGGCTTTGGCTGGGCAGGTCTCGGTTCGCTGATGTCGAGGCCCTCGCGCACGCGACCCTGACCCTCGGCCCGGATGCCGGCGCCTTCTACGACCTGGGCTGGGCCCAGTCCTACACCGGGCAGCGCCGGTGCGCCCTGGAAAGTTACGAGCAGGCCCTACACCTCTACCGCGAGGCCGACGACCACGGCAACGAAGCCGCGACCCTCAGCAACATCGGCCACGTCCACCACAGGCTCGGAGACCTACAACAAGGCCTCACCTACTACCGACAAGCCCTACCCATCCAGCAAGAATTCGGCAACCACGCAGGCGAAGCCATCACCCTCAACAACATCGGTCGCGACTACGACGAGTTCGGAGACAGGCAACAAGCCCTCACCTACTACCAACAAGCCCTACCCATCCAGCAGGACATCGGCGACCGAGCAGCCGAAGCCACCACCCTCAACAACATCGGCGGCGTTTACGACGACGGGCTCGGAGACTCACAACAAGGCCTCGCCTACTACCAACAAGCCCTGCCCATCCAGCAAGAGATCGGCCACCGCGCAGGCCAAGCCACCACCCTGAACAACATCGGCCACGCCCATCACACCCTCGGCGACCCACAACAAGCCCTCACCTACTACCGACAAGCCCTAACGATCCGACGAGAAGTCGGCGACCGCGCGGGTGAAGCCATCACCCGATACAACGTCGCGATGGTCAATCGTGATCAGGGCAACCTCGACGAGGCGATCGATGAGATGGAGCTCGTCATCGACATCGACCGCCAAGTGGGCCACACCGCCCTCGGAGCCGATACTGCCGTGCTCGAACAATTACGGCGAGAACTAGCCGAAGAGCAGCAAACTACCTGA
- a CDS encoding DUF397 domain-containing protein — protein MELTGARWRKSTRSGGNGGSCVEVADNLPGVVGVRDSKDPTGPALTFGATAWRAFVNLAKHR, from the coding sequence ATGGAGCTAACCGGCGCCCGGTGGCGCAAGTCGACCCGCTCCGGCGGCAACGGCGGTTCCTGCGTCGAGGTGGCGGACAACCTGCCCGGCGTGGTCGGCGTACGGGACAGCAAGGACCCGACCGGCCCCGCCCTGACCTTCGGCGCCACCGCCTGGCGCGCCTTCGTCAACCTCGCCAAGCACCGCTGA